TCCATCGACAAGGATAAGGCGGCATGGCTGAAGGGACTGAAAGAACAAGACCTTCCCTGGTTGCAGACCCTGGATACCAGGAATATTTCCCAAAGCGGCTTTGCCGTAACGGGTGTGCCTACTACTTTCCTGATCGATCCCAAAGGAAAGATCCTGATGAAGGAAGTTGGGTTTGAGCCGGGAGGGAATAGTCCCCTGGAGAAAAAGCTGGTAGAGCTGTTCGGAGCGAAGTGATAAATAAATAATTCTGAACTATCCGGAATTTCCGGATAGTTCAGAATTAAGCTATTAGAATAATGCGTCCATAGTGATCTGTGTTTGAATTAGCCCCGGAAAGGTTTTTATATTTTTTACCCCGTATGTGGTTATCATTGTAAGAAATAGGGATTTTTTTGTTTTCGTATTATCTCTGAAAACAGTCAACTTATTTTCCAGTTCTTTTGCATATCCTTTCGGAATTTCATATTCACTGATAGAAAACTTGATTTCACATAGATTGATACACATATCCTGTCTGTCAATTAATAGATCTATCTGGATTCCTTGTTGGCCCCTCAAAGGCTTGTTGCGCCACATAGATGATTCGGTATGCACCCCACTGATACCAAGCGCTTTCTTTAACTGATCAGTATGTTTCATACAAATGCTTTCAAATGCTATTCCGCTCCAGCTTTTCCATGAACTACCAGTTGAAAACTGCATCCAGCTACCCGGACCTTTGAATTTGCTGTTTTCTATAAATTTCACATAGAAGAGTGAATACTCATCCGTCAGCTTATAAATGATATCCTTAGCGGTTTTATCAAATGGAATGTATGCCGAAATAAATCCGGATTCAGTAAGTTCTGCAAGTAATTGGGTAGTACCTCCACCAGAAGTTAATTTGCAGGTTTCGATGATCTCATTCCGGGTAAGCCCTGCTCCCTTCTTTGCAAGAGCCCGTATTACTTCCATGTGATAGGAGGCATCATCAAAAAGTGAATGAAACAGATGTTTAAACTCGTCATGCAGCAAACCATCTTTTGTAAAGCATATCCGGTCAATCACCTGAGAGGCACTTTGTCCACTTTCAACTTCTTTAAGATATTGCGGTACACCTCCCATCGCCATATACAGTTGTAAGATCTGATATCTGTCGAGATTGATTTTTCTTTCCTTTAGAAAAGCGGCAGTTTCTCCAATAGTAAAAGGTAATAACCGTATTCTCCTTGTCACCCTGTTGTACAACCCTCCTCTGTTATTTATGACCTTTTGTATCATCCAGGCAGCGGCTGATCCACAAATAATAACGATCAGATTATTTTGCTTGGAGGCCCAGGTGTTCCAAAAGTTTTCAAAGGCCTGCATGAAGCCTGAACGGGGGGTGTGTATCCAGGGAAATTCATCAAGAAAAATAACACGCCTTTTTTTCTTAATCAATGGTGTAATATAATCTGTCAACATCCTGAATGCTTGTATCCAACTTGCCGGCTTTGCTAAAGGAAGACTCCCTGCAGCTTTGGTTAATGCATCGCTGAAGTTTTCCAATTGTTGATCTAAAGAAGCATTGTGTATACCTGAGAATTCAAATGCCAATTGTTTGTGGAAGAAGTTACGGATCAGGAAGGTTTTGCCTACCCTCCGCCGTCCATATATAGCTACAAGTTCTGCTTCTCCGGATCTTTCAATCCTTGATAAAAGAGTCTTTTCCTGCTCCCTGCCTATGATTGATTCCATATTCTGAGGTTTTTAATCTAATTGTTTTGGCAGATTATAGATGTTTATATCTTGCCGAAACTAACATAAAAATAGTACATTTGGCGGATTATAGATCAGCCGAAAAATGATTGAGGAAGATTTTTCTATCTTTATACCTCCAGATGGAGGAGCTGTTATATAAAGACAAAGAACTGTTCAGGGGAATTGCCGATGGAGACGAGGTCGCCTTCACGCAGATCTTTCATGAATATAATGCCCGTCTTTTTCCCTTCGTCTGCAAGATCAGCAAGTCAGAAATGGTAGCGGAAGAGATTGTGCAGGAAGTGTTCCTCCGCCTCTGGGTGAACAGGGAAGAGGTAGCTCAAATGGAACATCCCGTAGGCTGGCTTTACCGTGTGGCATCTAATCTCTCCATTTCCTATCTCCGCCAGCTGGCAGGTCATGAAAAGAAAATGCAGCAGCTGGGCGGAACACAGGAACTCTCTGCAAATAATGTCACCGATTCTTTGGGCGCAAAGGAGATCCAGGAGCTGATCAACAAAGCCATTGCGCAATTACCTCC
This DNA window, taken from Chitinophaga niabensis, encodes the following:
- a CDS encoding RNA polymerase sigma-70 factor, giving the protein MEELLYKDKELFRGIADGDEVAFTQIFHEYNARLFPFVCKISKSEMVAEEIVQEVFLRLWVNREEVAQMEHPVGWLYRVASNLSISYLRQLAGHEKKMQQLGGTQELSANNVTDSLGAKEIQELINKAIAQLPPRRQQIYQLSRQTGLSHKEIAGKLGLSQNTVKDQLVISLKFIKGYIRKETGISISILVMLFNR
- a CDS encoding AAA family ATPase, which codes for MESIIGREQEKTLLSRIERSGEAELVAIYGRRRVGKTFLIRNFFHKQLAFEFSGIHNASLDQQLENFSDALTKAAGSLPLAKPASWIQAFRMLTDYITPLIKKKRRVIFLDEFPWIHTPRSGFMQAFENFWNTWASKQNNLIVIICGSAAAWMIQKVINNRGGLYNRVTRRIRLLPFTIGETAAFLKERKINLDRYQILQLYMAMGGVPQYLKEVESGQSASQVIDRICFTKDGLLHDEFKHLFHSLFDDASYHMEVIRALAKKGAGLTRNEIIETCKLTSGGGTTQLLAELTESGFISAYIPFDKTAKDIIYKLTDEYSLFYVKFIENSKFKGPGSWMQFSTGSSWKSWSGIAFESICMKHTDQLKKALGISGVHTESSMWRNKPLRGQQGIQIDLLIDRQDMCINLCEIKFSISEYEIPKGYAKELENKLTVFRDNTKTKKSLFLTMITTYGVKNIKTFPGLIQTQITMDALF